The following proteins are co-located in the Spirochaetales bacterium genome:
- a CDS encoding restriction endonuclease subunit S yields MQTHGIPVYEQKNAINNDRTFRFFINKQKFEELSRFQVRTNDLIISCSGTVGKISIIKDEDPKGIISQALLILRPDVSKIRLKYLYYFLSSKQGFELLTQASHGSVQINIAERKVVESIPILLPPLPEQKAIAGVLSSLDDKIDLLHRHNRTLEAMAEALFRQWFVEEADEGWEERKLEELCTITRGSSPRPIIKYIYNGTVPWIKIADGSRSSNFFIDSTNEFIIEEGVSKSVKVFPGDLILSNSATCGFPYFVEIEGCIHDGWLLFRDFKGITKLFLFFFIKTIFNELNNIADGSVQNNLNTGILKEYLIKLPNIDLVTTFDKHAEIFINKLKQNQLQIRTLEKLRDTLLPKLMCGEVRVVT; encoded by the coding sequence ATGCAGACTCATGGAATACCTGTATATGAACAAAAGAATGCAATAAACAATGATCGAACTTTCCGTTTTTTTATAAATAAACAAAAATTTGAAGAACTTTCAAGATTCCAAGTAAGAACAAATGACCTAATAATTAGCTGTTCAGGTACGGTAGGTAAAATTTCAATAATAAAAGATGAAGACCCAAAGGGTATCATCAGCCAGGCACTTTTAATTCTTCGCCCAGATGTAAGCAAAATCAGATTAAAATATCTATACTACTTTCTTTCTTCAAAACAAGGCTTTGAACTTCTAACTCAAGCTTCACACGGTTCTGTACAAATAAATATTGCAGAAAGAAAGGTAGTTGAGAGTATTCCTATTCTCCTCCCCCCTCTCCCCGAACAAAAGGCCATTGCCGGGGTGCTTTCCAGCCTTGACGACAAGATCGACCTTCTGCACCGCCATAACAGGACGCTGGAAGCCATGGCAGAGGCACTGTTCCGGCAGTGGTTTGTGGAAGAAGCGGATGAGGGGTGGGAAGAGAGAAAGCTAGAAGAATTGTGTACTATTACTCGTGGTTCATCACCTCGACCTATCATAAAATATATTTACAATGGAACAGTTCCGTGGATTAAGATTGCAGATGGCTCAAGAAGTAGTAATTTTTTCATCGATAGTACAAATGAATTTATTATTGAAGAAGGTGTAAGTAAAAGCGTTAAAGTTTTTCCTGGTGATTTAATTCTTTCAAATAGTGCCACTTGTGGATTTCCATATTTTGTTGAAATTGAAGGATGCATACATGACGGTTGGTTATTATTCAGAGATTTTAAAGGCATTACTAAGTTATTTTTATTTTTCTTTATTAAAACCATCTTCAATGAATTAAATAATATTGCTGATGGTTCAGTTCAGAATAATTTAAATACTGGAATCTTGAAAGAATACCTAATAAAATTACCTAATATTGATTTGGTTACCACTTTCGACAAACATGCAGAAATATTTATAAATAAGCTAAAACAAAACCAGCTTCAGATCCGCACTCTCGAAAAACTCCGGGACACCCTCTTGCCAAAGCTCATGTGCGGTGAAGTGAGGGTTGTCACGTAA
- a CDS encoding ABC transporter ATP-binding protein encodes MKSIRFHDVTKCFGDKRATDALSFSVEKGEIFGILGPNGAGKTTIIRQIMGLLAPDRGEIRVLGLDPQKEWKAMRRNVGLVPQESPHYPELSARCNLEFQASLYLPSLKGARARIQEILELVDLKARANDPVKTYSGGMKRRLAIGRALIHDPEIIFMDEPTLGVDVQGTHKIWDYIRMLAGTGKTILLATNVMSEADYLCGRVLIIDCGKKIASGSPEALKKTLGENEIIIGLEHETEETVIKQAVPVPFMKRGLTLTVRAAKGTEDLIGIIRRLPETLPVKSIELKKPSLDDVFLHYTGRSLRDTQ; translated from the coding sequence ATGAAAAGCATACGGTTTCACGACGTGACGAAATGCTTCGGGGACAAAAGGGCGACGGACGCCCTCTCCTTTTCCGTGGAAAAGGGCGAGATTTTCGGCATCCTCGGTCCCAACGGGGCGGGGAAAACGACCATTATCAGACAGATCATGGGACTCCTGGCCCCCGACAGGGGAGAGATCAGGGTACTGGGACTCGATCCGCAGAAAGAATGGAAGGCGATGAGGCGAAACGTCGGTCTCGTTCCGCAGGAAAGCCCCCACTATCCCGAATTGTCAGCCCGCTGTAATCTCGAGTTTCAGGCCTCGCTGTATCTCCCGTCACTGAAAGGCGCCCGGGCCAGAATTCAGGAGATACTCGAACTCGTCGACCTGAAAGCGCGGGCAAACGATCCGGTCAAAACCTACTCGGGCGGTATGAAACGGCGGCTTGCGATCGGGAGGGCGCTGATTCACGACCCCGAAATCATCTTCATGGACGAACCGACCCTCGGTGTCGACGTTCAGGGAACCCACAAAATATGGGACTATATAAGGATGCTGGCCGGCACCGGAAAAACGATTCTTCTCGCAACCAATGTGATGAGTGAGGCCGATTACCTTTGCGGCCGTGTTTTGATTATCGACTGCGGGAAAAAGATCGCTTCCGGTTCTCCCGAAGCCTTGAAAAAAACCCTCGGCGAGAACGAAATCATCATCGGCCTGGAACATGAAACGGAGGAGACCGTCATCAAACAGGCGGTTCCCGTTCCCTTCATGAAACGGGGACTCACGCTTACGGTCCGGGCGGCAAAAGGGACGGAGGACCTGATCGGTATTATCCGGCGTCTTCCCGAAACCCTTCCCGTCAAGAGTATCGAATTGAAAAAACCCTCTCTGGATGATGTCTTCCTCCACTACACCGGCAGATCGTTGAGGGACACGCAATGA
- a CDS encoding ABC transporter permease — protein MNRFTAELKKIAVIIANDPRSLAAGIIAPSLVLIMFSLLFGGLSPMPVGIVDNDRGSWGRRLEKEILSQISPLGDIPYFGKKETDYTKSLAEFEKGILTGVLVIPEDFSSCMEHHDKPHIVYHLNNFNTDFAKNMRLYLEEGIYSFYRKYYRDIDIEIEERFAAQAQVEWVDIIAVGTLLLAFAIGGMFNYLYVFFKEKLYGTLLLYRVAPRSPLLSFSARIIAAFLSSLLAGLFNALLACLLLNLNLFAYLPHMGTAVFLTVITYISWAVLLSLFMDNFYGAVMAAMGGAMILWFFSGGFTMAVPEQPVLLFIYRIIPNSYALDVMRGIVFGSNAADGTLDYIVLTGTAAVSFSFAVWAFRSRVWKRPAA, from the coding sequence ATGAACCGGTTCACAGCTGAACTGAAAAAAATCGCCGTCATCATCGCCAACGATCCCCGTTCCCTGGCCGCGGGTATTATCGCACCGTCCCTCGTTCTCATCATGTTTTCCCTTCTCTTCGGCGGGCTTTCACCGATGCCAGTGGGTATCGTCGACAATGACCGGGGGTCCTGGGGGCGGCGGCTCGAAAAAGAGATACTCTCACAAATATCGCCGCTCGGGGACATCCCCTATTTCGGGAAAAAGGAAACGGATTATACAAAATCCCTGGCCGAATTCGAAAAAGGAATCCTCACGGGCGTTTTAGTCATCCCCGAAGACTTTTCATCGTGCATGGAACATCATGACAAACCGCATATCGTCTACCACCTGAACAATTTCAATACCGATTTCGCGAAAAACATGCGGCTGTACCTCGAGGAGGGGATATACTCCTTTTACCGGAAGTACTACCGGGATATCGATATCGAAATCGAAGAACGATTCGCCGCACAGGCCCAGGTCGAATGGGTCGACATCATCGCGGTGGGCACCCTCCTTCTTGCCTTTGCCATCGGCGGGATGTTCAATTACCTCTATGTCTTTTTCAAGGAGAAGCTGTACGGAACCCTTCTGCTGTACCGTGTAGCGCCCCGAAGCCCGCTGTTATCTTTTTCAGCCCGTATCATTGCCGCGTTTCTCAGTTCACTCCTTGCCGGACTGTTCAACGCCCTCCTCGCCTGTCTGCTGCTCAATCTGAATCTCTTTGCGTATCTTCCCCACATGGGAACGGCCGTTTTCTTAACCGTGATCACCTATATCTCCTGGGCCGTTTTATTGAGTCTTTTCATGGACAATTTCTACGGCGCCGTCATGGCCGCGATGGGGGGCGCAATGATTCTCTGGTTCTTTTCAGGAGGATTCACCATGGCGGTGCCGGAACAACCCGTTCTGCTTTTTATCTACAGGATCATCCCGAACAGTTACGCCCTGGACGTCATGCGGGGGATCGTCTTCGGATCGAACGCCGCGGACGGCACCCTCGACTATATCGTCCTTACGGGAACGGCCGCCGTCTCTTTTTCATTCGCCGTTTGGGCGTTCAGGAGCAGGGTGTGGAAACGGCCGGCGGCTTGA
- a CDS encoding DUF1016 family protein — MSGIIKKDNEYVDFIEEIKNRVHSAQIKAAVSVNQELLRLYWDMAVRIVEIQNKSAWGDAFLERLSKDLQKTFPDMKGFSLRNLKYMRQWYLFWSDSPIGQQAVAQIPWGHNLVIISKAVTLEEALFYVKKTIENNWSRAVLAHQIEGRLFFREGKACTNFQMVLPKPQSDLANQTLKDPYIFDFLSIREKHDEKELEDALVNQVTKFLLELGTGFSFIGRQYKLAVSGDDYFIDLLFYHIRLHCYVVVELKTVKFKPEFTGKLNFYVSAVDGILRTEQDKPTIGILICKSKNKTVVEYALKDINKPIGVSEYQITQHLPDHYKPSIPSIEEIEAELEGMHD; from the coding sequence ATGAGTGGAATTATTAAAAAAGACAATGAATATGTTGATTTCATAGAAGAAATAAAAAACCGCGTGCATAGTGCACAGATAAAAGCCGCCGTTAGCGTTAATCAGGAACTTCTACGTTTATACTGGGACATGGCCGTAAGGATTGTAGAAATACAAAATAAAAGCGCATGGGGTGATGCATTTTTAGAACGATTGAGTAAAGATTTACAAAAGACTTTTCCCGATATGAAAGGTTTTTCACTTCGAAATTTAAAATATATGAGACAATGGTATTTATTCTGGTCGGATTCACCAATTGGGCAACAAGCTGTTGCCCAAATTCCATGGGGACACAACCTGGTTATTATCAGCAAAGCAGTTACACTGGAAGAAGCATTATTTTATGTGAAAAAAACCATTGAGAATAATTGGTCAAGAGCGGTTCTTGCCCATCAAATAGAAGGCAGGTTATTTTTCAGAGAAGGAAAAGCATGTACGAATTTTCAGATGGTTCTACCCAAACCGCAGTCTGATCTGGCTAATCAAACGCTGAAAGACCCTTATATATTTGATTTTCTGTCAATCAGGGAAAAACACGATGAAAAGGAACTGGAAGATGCCCTTGTGAACCAGGTGACCAAATTTCTGCTGGAACTAGGAACAGGTTTTTCCTTTATAGGCAGGCAATACAAACTGGCGGTTTCTGGTGATGATTATTTCATCGATCTCCTTTTCTACCATATCCGCCTTCACTGCTATGTTGTTGTAGAATTGAAAACTGTAAAATTCAAACCAGAATTTACCGGAAAGCTGAATTTCTATGTGTCCGCAGTAGACGGGATTCTCAGGACCGAACAGGATAAACCGACAATCGGTATTCTTATCTGCAAATCCAAAAACAAAACAGTGGTGGAATACGCACTCAAAGATATAAACAAGCCGATAGGTGTTAGTGAATACCAGATAACGCAACATCTCCCCGATCATTATAAGCCTTCTATTCCGAGCATCGAGGAGATTGAAGCAGAGCTGGAGGGAATGCATGATTGA
- a CDS encoding ABC transporter permease, protein MKRLLYIVKKELGEAKGSLPFHIIAVASPLVFLCFWVLALAEEISLPVTLAHGERDPAFASYLETYATPDGIRYFDVSDESHKDKNVISIERPITVENGKLTGTIVHEMKSMDRNMTKNFRNRLTGAVTSYIEKNYLENRAVTITEKPVHRHDILWKRYFAASLLVMGILMGGLLFGSLGVSKEWQGTMILLSVSPVSPWWVLAGKEIAVVLKGLVSTGCYVLAAAITVPGLTIDIAGIAAAVFTGYLIAGLAGMLAGIAFRDAIICFLVSLLGSLGLWLLGNGFGTMAVIGPAGACITRANPATYLLAVIQHVINGTPVQWQVAVTVLFAWYVILQGTVFLVYRRLIYMPGGRPQ, encoded by the coding sequence ATGAAAAGACTCCTGTATATTGTTAAAAAGGAACTGGGCGAGGCAAAAGGAAGCCTCCCCTTTCACATCATCGCGGTCGCCTCCCCCCTGGTTTTCCTCTGTTTCTGGGTGCTGGCGCTCGCCGAAGAAATCAGCCTTCCCGTGACCCTGGCGCACGGAGAAAGGGACCCCGCGTTCGCGTCGTACCTTGAAACCTATGCGACACCCGACGGCATACGGTATTTCGACGTTTCCGATGAATCCCATAAAGACAAAAACGTCATCTCGATCGAACGACCGATAACGGTAGAAAACGGAAAATTAACCGGAACGATCGTCCATGAAATGAAAAGCATGGACAGGAACATGACCAAAAACTTCCGGAACAGACTGACCGGCGCCGTTACCTCCTATATCGAAAAAAACTATCTCGAAAACAGGGCCGTCACGATTACGGAGAAACCTGTCCACCGGCACGATATTCTGTGGAAACGGTATTTCGCTGCGAGTCTTTTAGTCATGGGGATTCTCATGGGCGGGCTCCTCTTCGGTTCGCTCGGTGTGTCGAAGGAATGGCAGGGAACGATGATCCTGCTTTCCGTCTCACCCGTCTCGCCGTGGTGGGTACTCGCGGGGAAAGAGATTGCGGTGGTTCTCAAGGGACTCGTTTCGACCGGCTGCTATGTGCTGGCCGCCGCCATCACCGTCCCGGGCCTTACCATCGACATCGCCGGTATCGCCGCGGCCGTCTTTACCGGATACCTGATCGCCGGTCTCGCCGGCATGCTCGCGGGAATCGCCTTCAGGGATGCCATCATCTGTTTCCTGGTATCCCTTCTGGGCTCACTCGGCCTTTGGCTTCTGGGAAACGGCTTCGGCACCATGGCCGTCATCGGTCCGGCCGGCGCCTGTATAACCCGGGCAAACCCCGCCACCTATCTGCTCGCCGTCATCCAGCATGTCATAAACGGGACACCAGTCCAATGGCAGGTCGCCGTCACGGTTCTTTTCGCCTGGTACGTGATCCTCCAGGGAACCGTCTTTCTGGTCTACCGGCGCCTCATCTATATGCCCGGGGGCAGGCCGCAATGA
- a CDS encoding AAA family ATPase, with protein sequence MKISFIEIQNFRKLKSCRMEFADKETIFVGANNSGKTSAMDALILFLDKGQRKSIVTTDFTLSNWAVINKIADTWVRTDNKTALNLSIDQWRPYLPAVDVWLNVNEDQIHYVSHLIPTLDWQGGLLGVRLCFEPKNVENLYKDYSQAFTESQNLLKSKDEEKTKINIWPSSMQDFLDKKLHLYFKMKSFLIDPKRCCDPKDGISQPQILPADLPELEKDPFEGLIKINSINAQRGFSDVNSFEGIEGYKGNKLSAQLSSYYKKHLDPSDSPGIEDLYVLEAIENTRITFDERLRDGFKVAISELEGLGYPGFSDPSLILTSKVNPVDLLNHDAAVRFVIGKNDESTNNIMHLPEKYNGLGYQNLISMIFNLIQFRDAWMCVGKYRKSAEDDGKFIEPLHLVLIEEPEAHLHAQVQQVFIKKAFSVLRNHSNLKTSRNFNTQLIVSTHSSHIAHEVDFSCLRYFRKNPSQAKKDVPNACVINLSTTFGNQDETSRFAARYLKTTHCDLFFADAVILVEGPAERVLLPHFIRHKHQNLDSRYISILEIGGSHAHRLKPLIETLGLYTLVITDIDSIGQSDSKKVLPEKNKGYRTGNDTLKTWLPKKESLDDLYACKDTDKESDNGKVRICYQTPINLNSTEALPYTFEDSLTLSNKAFIEGINSTTGLLDKMKQALTKIDISEICKEMFEALESGKKAEMALELLFHKDPKEIEVPKYIAEGLKWLEDNLRQKDLDYLITGESNESCK encoded by the coding sequence ATGAAAATTTCATTCATCGAAATCCAGAATTTCCGTAAGTTAAAATCTTGCCGTATGGAATTCGCTGATAAAGAAACCATTTTTGTTGGTGCAAATAACAGCGGTAAAACTTCCGCCATGGATGCCCTTATCCTATTTCTTGATAAAGGTCAAAGAAAATCAATCGTAACAACAGATTTTACATTGTCTAATTGGGCAGTCATTAATAAAATCGCTGATACCTGGGTCAGAACAGATAATAAAACAGCTTTAAATTTGAGCATAGATCAATGGCGACCATATCTTCCGGCAGTCGATGTTTGGTTGAATGTGAATGAAGATCAGATTCATTATGTGAGTCATCTCATACCAACATTAGACTGGCAAGGAGGATTACTCGGAGTGCGGCTGTGTTTTGAACCGAAAAATGTTGAAAACCTTTATAAAGACTATTCCCAAGCTTTTACTGAATCACAAAATCTTCTAAAATCAAAAGATGAGGAAAAGACAAAAATCAACATCTGGCCTTCATCAATGCAGGACTTTTTAGATAAAAAATTGCATTTGTATTTTAAGATGAAGTCTTTTTTGATTGATCCGAAAAGATGTTGCGATCCAAAAGATGGCATCTCACAGCCACAAATATTACCGGCAGATTTGCCTGAACTTGAAAAAGATCCCTTTGAAGGTTTGATCAAAATAAACTCAATCAATGCTCAAAGAGGATTTTCGGATGTAAATAGCTTTGAAGGTATAGAGGGATACAAGGGAAACAAATTATCAGCACAGCTCAGCAGTTATTATAAAAAACACCTTGATCCTTCAGATTCACCAGGGATAGAAGATCTCTATGTGCTTGAAGCAATTGAAAACACACGTATCACTTTTGATGAAAGACTTCGTGATGGCTTTAAGGTTGCAATTTCTGAACTTGAAGGGTTGGGTTACCCAGGGTTCAGTGATCCGTCATTGATATTGACGAGCAAAGTTAACCCTGTTGACCTGCTCAATCATGATGCAGCCGTCCGCTTTGTTATCGGCAAAAATGATGAATCCACTAATAATATCATGCATCTCCCTGAAAAGTATAACGGCTTGGGATATCAGAATCTCATTTCAATGATATTCAATCTAATCCAGTTCCGTGATGCATGGATGTGTGTGGGTAAATACAGGAAATCTGCAGAAGATGATGGTAAATTTATTGAACCATTACACCTTGTTCTGATTGAAGAACCGGAAGCTCATCTGCATGCCCAAGTCCAACAGGTTTTTATTAAAAAAGCCTTTTCAGTTCTGCGAAACCATTCTAATTTAAAGACTTCGCGTAATTTTAATACGCAGTTGATTGTAAGCACACATTCCAGCCATATTGCGCATGAAGTTGATTTTTCATGCTTAAGGTATTTCAGAAAAAACCCTTCACAAGCTAAAAAGGATGTACCGAATGCATGTGTGATTAATCTATCAACTACTTTTGGAAATCAGGATGAAACTTCAAGGTTCGCCGCACGGTACCTCAAAACAACGCATTGTGATCTATTCTTTGCCGATGCGGTAATTCTTGTGGAAGGACCAGCAGAACGGGTGCTCTTGCCTCATTTTATCCGCCATAAACATCAAAACCTCGATTCACGATATATTTCTATCCTTGAAATAGGAGGCAGTCACGCACACAGGTTAAAACCGTTAATTGAAACACTTGGATTATATACATTAGTAATTACCGATATCGATTCTATTGGTCAATCCGACTCAAAGAAGGTCTTGCCAGAAAAGAATAAAGGTTACAGGACAGGAAATGACACATTAAAAACATGGCTTCCAAAAAAGGAATCATTGGATGATCTCTATGCATGCAAGGATACAGATAAAGAATCAGATAACGGCAAAGTAAGAATCTGCTACCAAACGCCTATTAATTTGAATAGTACCGAAGCCCTACCCTATACATTCGAGGATTCTTTAACCTTATCAAATAAGGCGTTTATAGAAGGTATTAATTCTACAACAGGTTTATTAGATAAGATGAAGCAAGCATTAACAAAAATCGATATCTCAGAAATATGTAAAGAGATGTTTGAAGCTTTAGAAAGTGGTAAGAAAGCAGAAATGGCTTTGGAGCTTTTATTTCATAAAGACCCGAAAGAAATCGAGGTACCAAAGTATATTGCAGAAGGTTTGAAATGGCTGGAAGATAATTTGCGCCAAAAAGACTTGGATTATTTAATAACAGGAGAAAGCAATGAATCCTGTAAGTAA
- a CDS encoding radical SAM protein, which yields MSHKRLANLLNEAKSVFREIKEEKAEEIIRQKLEEAAKDPMAPYKSLPWYPRYVVWELTLACNMRCAHCGSTAGVRREDELTLDQMYRCADELGELSCERLTLLGGEPLIHPHWPEVTKRLQQNKIRVNVITNGWTLTDERVCDKLKETGLTIVGISVDGMKRSHDKLRREGSFERIVRGMDLLKERGVSVAVCTVITSDSIRDLDGLYDLLIDKGVKVWQIQIASPLGRLEKDDPILIKPMQIKTLYDFFYKKRALKGPIHIDLADDVGYYPPWEEGYLRNTRNNGLLWMGCHAGIQVLGIDSNGNIKGCQSLPSTPEYLEGNIKEISLVTLWKNPDGFSYNRKFSMKQLSGYCAECTYGPICKAGCSSCAIAFTGNIGDNPMCIHRALQEAR from the coding sequence ATGTCACATAAACGGCTTGCGAATTTGCTCAACGAGGCAAAATCGGTCTTCAGGGAAATAAAGGAAGAAAAGGCGGAAGAGATTATCCGGCAGAAACTCGAAGAAGCGGCGAAAGATCCCATGGCCCCCTATAAAAGCCTGCCGTGGTATCCCCGTTACGTCGTCTGGGAACTCACCCTCGCCTGCAACATGAGGTGCGCCCACTGCGGTTCGACCGCGGGCGTGCGGCGGGAGGACGAACTCACCCTCGACCAGATGTACCGGTGCGCCGACGAACTGGGGGAGCTTTCGTGCGAGCGCCTCACCCTGCTCGGGGGGGAACCCCTCATCCACCCGCACTGGCCGGAGGTCACGAAACGCCTGCAGCAAAACAAGATTCGCGTCAACGTGATTACCAATGGCTGGACCCTGACGGACGAACGCGTCTGCGACAAACTGAAAGAGACGGGGCTCACGATCGTCGGGATAAGCGTCGACGGGATGAAACGGTCGCACGACAAACTGCGGCGGGAAGGATCCTTTGAGAGAATCGTCAGGGGGATGGACCTTCTGAAGGAACGCGGTGTGTCCGTTGCCGTCTGTACCGTTATCACATCGGACTCGATCAGGGACCTGGACGGGCTTTACGATCTCCTCATCGACAAGGGGGTCAAGGTCTGGCAGATTCAGATCGCCTCCCCCCTCGGACGGCTCGAAAAGGACGACCCGATTCTCATCAAACCGATGCAGATAAAGACGCTTTACGATTTTTTTTACAAAAAACGCGCGCTGAAAGGACCCATTCACATCGATCTCGCGGACGATGTCGGCTACTATCCGCCGTGGGAGGAGGGGTATCTGAGAAACACGAGAAACAATGGCCTCCTGTGGATGGGGTGCCACGCGGGGATCCAGGTTCTCGGCATCGATTCGAACGGAAACATCAAGGGCTGCCAGTCGCTTCCTTCCACACCCGAATACCTGGAGGGCAACATAAAGGAAATCTCCCTCGTCACTCTCTGGAAAAACCCGGACGGCTTTTCGTACAACAGAAAGTTCTCGATGAAACAGCTTTCCGGCTATTGCGCCGAATGCACATACGGTCCCATCTGCAAGGCGGGGTGCAGTTCGTGCGCGATCGCCTTTACCGGTAATATCGGGGACAACCCGATGTGCATCCACCGCGCGCTTCAGGAAGCGCGTTGA
- a CDS encoding ATP-binding protein, with translation MLLATQEKICLSDHGIREALYGNNQRDVNQVMKNIVYMELLRRGYEATVGKVKNAEVDFCAPKSGDTLYVQVTYPLAGEKTMEREFGVQETIPDNYPKYILSVDKINRSQNGITHKNIRDFLLEQQDDENTSQDWLTKKNIAFKLIQQAAGNVLR, from the coding sequence GTGCTGCTTGCGACACAGGAAAAAATCTGCCTCTCAGATCACGGCATACGGGAGGCGCTTTACGGCAATAACCAGCGGGACGTCAATCAGGTCATGAAAAATATCGTGTATATGGAACTTTTGAGGCGCGGTTACGAGGCGACGGTGGGCAAGGTAAAAAACGCGGAAGTCGATTTTTGCGCCCCAAAAAGCGGCGATACATTATATGTGCAGGTAACGTATCCTCTTGCCGGTGAGAAAACAATGGAAAGGGAATTCGGCGTGCAGGAAACGATCCCGGACAACTACCCCAAATACATCCTTTCAGTGGATAAAATAAACCGGAGTCAAAACGGTATCACCCATAAAAACATCCGCGATTTTTTATTGGAGCAACAAGATGACGAAAACACGTCACAGGATTGGTTGACAAAAAAAAATATCGCATTTAAACTAATACAACAGGCAGCTGGGAATGTTTTACGGTAA